One region of Paralichthys olivaceus isolate ysfri-2021 chromosome 12, ASM2471397v2, whole genome shotgun sequence genomic DNA includes:
- the zbtb42 gene encoding zinc finger and BTB domain-containing protein 18.2 isoform X2, whose translation MEFPDHSRQLLQCLSQQRHQGFLCDCTVLVGEARFRAHRAVLASCSMYFHLFYRDQLDKRDVVHLNSDIVTAPAFSLLLEFMYEGKLEFSSLPVEDVLAAASYLHMYDIVKVCKGKLKDKELLCLDEGLGLSCLDRENSSDGELHSKQLLRRQLQSQSLGLHRAPPAEEFDMDNSELRLAVTDCDRSTRSRQKANGHSGRSPDLVSVNYVSAEAEPCVQTAGKTKADVSSSTALLSQRSRASDDMDCALDLSFKPLSSRDPLHPSYVSGQLALDSQQQGIEPLVKDEHDLLSEQEDSEPMSPESQRFGNSARSSVVTGFAALFPGNNGSTAALLSQEEDLMDEEGEACRGREGAPGRALEERRGRLLGDSEEEEEDDLASSDISTSSGVLLPPGQQVCVCPLCSKVFPSPHVLQLHLSSHFREKEGARSKLSPDGSVPTCMQCNKTFSCMYTLKRHERTHSGEKPYTCGQCGKSFQYSHNLSRHAVVHTREKPHACKWCERRFTQSGDLYRHIRKFHCGLVKTLAIG comes from the coding sequence ATGGAGTTCCCAGACCATAGCCGCCAGTTGCTGCAGTGTCTGAGTCAGCAGCGTCACCAAGGTTTCCTCTGTGACTGCACTGTTCTAGTCGGCGAGGCTCGATTCAGAGCGCACAGAGCCGTGCTGGCCTCCTGCAGCATGTACTTCCATCTCTTCTACAGGGACCAGCTAGACAAAAGGGACGTTGTGCATCTCAACAGTGACATTGTGACAGCCCCTGCTTTCAGTCTGCTCCTTGAATTTATGTATGAGGGGAAGCTGGAGTTCAGCTCTCTGCCAGTGGAGGATGTCCTGGCAGCAGCCAGCTACCTCCACATGTATGATATAGTCAAAGTGTGCAAAGGCAAGCTTAAGGATAAGGAACTTTTGTGCCTGGACGAGGGTTTGGGACTCAGCTGCCTGGACAGGGAAAATTCCTCGGATGGCGAGCTGCACAGTAAACAGCTACTCCGGCGACAGCTCCAGTCACAGTCTCTGGGGCTTCACAGGGCCCCCCCGGCAGAAGAGTTTGACATGGACAACAGCGAACTCAGGCTGGCTGTCACAGATTGTGATAGGTCTACACGGAGCAGGCAGAAGGCGAACGGTCACTCTGGCAGGTCCCCGGACCTTGTAAGTGTCAATTATGTGTCAGCAGAGGCCGAGCCCTGCGTCCAAAcagctggaaaaacaaaagctgatGTCAGTAGTTCCACCGCATTGCTGTCCCAGAGGTCCCGGGCTTCAGATGACATGGACTGTGCACTGGATTTGTCTTTCAAGCCTCTGTCTAGCAGAGATCCCTTACACCCCTCCTACGTCTCGGGACAGCTGGCCCTCGACAGCCAGCAGCAGGGCATTGAGCCACTTGTTAAAGACGAACACGACTTGCTGTCAGAGCAGGAGGACAGTGAGCCGATGAGCCCTGAGAGCCAGCGCTTTGGGAATAGTGCCAGGAGCTCGGTGGTGACAGGGTTCGCTGCCCTCTTCCCAGGCAACAACGGCTCCACAGCCGCCCTGCTCTCCCAGGAGGAGGACCTGATGGACGAGGAGGGGGAGgcctgcagagggagggagggcgcCCCAGGCAGGGCGTTGGAGGAGCGGAGGGGCAGGCTTCTGGGGgacagcgaggaggaggaggaggacgacttGGCCTCTTCAGACATCTCCACCTCCAGCGGTGTGCTCCTGCCCCCGGGgcaacaggtgtgtgtgtgccctctcTGTAGCAAAGTCTTCCCCAGCCCTCATGTGCTGCAACTGCACCTCAGCTCACACTTCCGCGAGAAGGAAGGCGCTCGCTCCAAACTGTCCCCAGATGGTTCGGTCCCCACCTGCATGCAGTGCAACAAGACCTTCTCCTGCATGTACACCCTTAAGCGCCACGAGCGCACACACTCTGGTGAGAAACCATACACCTGTGGCCAGTGTGGCAAGAGCTTCCAGTACTCTCATAACTTGAGTCGGCATGCTGTAGTGCACACACGTGAGAAGCCTCACGCTTGCAAGTGGTGTGAGCGGCGCTTCACCCAGTCTGGGGACCTCTACCGCCACATCAGGAAGTTTCACTGTGGCCTTGTCAAGACTCTCGCCATTGGATAA
- the zbtb42 gene encoding zinc finger and BTB domain-containing protein 18.2 isoform X1, whose protein sequence is MGYEGRMEFPDHSRQLLQCLSQQRHQGFLCDCTVLVGEARFRAHRAVLASCSMYFHLFYRDQLDKRDVVHLNSDIVTAPAFSLLLEFMYEGKLEFSSLPVEDVLAAASYLHMYDIVKVCKGKLKDKELLCLDEGLGLSCLDRENSSDGELHSKQLLRRQLQSQSLGLHRAPPAEEFDMDNSELRLAVTDCDRSTRSRQKANGHSGRSPDLVSVNYVSAEAEPCVQTAGKTKADVSSSTALLSQRSRASDDMDCALDLSFKPLSSRDPLHPSYVSGQLALDSQQQGIEPLVKDEHDLLSEQEDSEPMSPESQRFGNSARSSVVTGFAALFPGNNGSTAALLSQEEDLMDEEGEACRGREGAPGRALEERRGRLLGDSEEEEEDDLASSDISTSSGVLLPPGQQVCVCPLCSKVFPSPHVLQLHLSSHFREKEGARSKLSPDGSVPTCMQCNKTFSCMYTLKRHERTHSGEKPYTCGQCGKSFQYSHNLSRHAVVHTREKPHACKWCERRFTQSGDLYRHIRKFHCGLVKTLAIG, encoded by the exons ATGG GTTATGAAGGAAGAATGGAGTTCCCAGACCATAGCCGCCAGTTGCTGCAGTGTCTGAGTCAGCAGCGTCACCAAGGTTTCCTCTGTGACTGCACTGTTCTAGTCGGCGAGGCTCGATTCAGAGCGCACAGAGCCGTGCTGGCCTCCTGCAGCATGTACTTCCATCTCTTCTACAGGGACCAGCTAGACAAAAGGGACGTTGTGCATCTCAACAGTGACATTGTGACAGCCCCTGCTTTCAGTCTGCTCCTTGAATTTATGTATGAGGGGAAGCTGGAGTTCAGCTCTCTGCCAGTGGAGGATGTCCTGGCAGCAGCCAGCTACCTCCACATGTATGATATAGTCAAAGTGTGCAAAGGCAAGCTTAAGGATAAGGAACTTTTGTGCCTGGACGAGGGTTTGGGACTCAGCTGCCTGGACAGGGAAAATTCCTCGGATGGCGAGCTGCACAGTAAACAGCTACTCCGGCGACAGCTCCAGTCACAGTCTCTGGGGCTTCACAGGGCCCCCCCGGCAGAAGAGTTTGACATGGACAACAGCGAACTCAGGCTGGCTGTCACAGATTGTGATAGGTCTACACGGAGCAGGCAGAAGGCGAACGGTCACTCTGGCAGGTCCCCGGACCTTGTAAGTGTCAATTATGTGTCAGCAGAGGCCGAGCCCTGCGTCCAAAcagctggaaaaacaaaagctgatGTCAGTAGTTCCACCGCATTGCTGTCCCAGAGGTCCCGGGCTTCAGATGACATGGACTGTGCACTGGATTTGTCTTTCAAGCCTCTGTCTAGCAGAGATCCCTTACACCCCTCCTACGTCTCGGGACAGCTGGCCCTCGACAGCCAGCAGCAGGGCATTGAGCCACTTGTTAAAGACGAACACGACTTGCTGTCAGAGCAGGAGGACAGTGAGCCGATGAGCCCTGAGAGCCAGCGCTTTGGGAATAGTGCCAGGAGCTCGGTGGTGACAGGGTTCGCTGCCCTCTTCCCAGGCAACAACGGCTCCACAGCCGCCCTGCTCTCCCAGGAGGAGGACCTGATGGACGAGGAGGGGGAGgcctgcagagggagggagggcgcCCCAGGCAGGGCGTTGGAGGAGCGGAGGGGCAGGCTTCTGGGGgacagcgaggaggaggaggaggacgacttGGCCTCTTCAGACATCTCCACCTCCAGCGGTGTGCTCCTGCCCCCGGGgcaacaggtgtgtgtgtgccctctcTGTAGCAAAGTCTTCCCCAGCCCTCATGTGCTGCAACTGCACCTCAGCTCACACTTCCGCGAGAAGGAAGGCGCTCGCTCCAAACTGTCCCCAGATGGTTCGGTCCCCACCTGCATGCAGTGCAACAAGACCTTCTCCTGCATGTACACCCTTAAGCGCCACGAGCGCACACACTCTGGTGAGAAACCATACACCTGTGGCCAGTGTGGCAAGAGCTTCCAGTACTCTCATAACTTGAGTCGGCATGCTGTAGTGCACACACGTGAGAAGCCTCACGCTTGCAAGTGGTGTGAGCGGCGCTTCACCCAGTCTGGGGACCTCTACCGCCACATCAGGAAGTTTCACTGTGGCCTTGTCAAGACTCTCGCCATTGGATAA